In Bosea sp. PAMC 26642, the DNA window TGCGCGTCGGCCTCGACCTTGGCGATGATAGGCTCGTCGATCTCGGTCGGCATGCGGCCGCGCACGCGGCCGACCCGGTCGCGCACGTCCGACGCCGCGACGTCGGGGTCGACATCTGGCCGGAAGCGCACGGAGATGTTGCTGCTCTCCTGGCGGCTGGTCGAGGAGATGATCTCGATGCCCTCGATGCCGGCGATCGAGTTCTCCAGGATCTGGGTGACCTGGGTCTCGATGATCTCGGCGCTGGCGCCGACATAGGTCGTGCGGACGGAGACGATCGGCTCGTCGATATTAGGGTATTCGCGCACCGTCAGCCGGCCATAGGAGACGATGCCGATCAGGACGACGAGCAGGCTCAGAACGGTCGAGAGGACCGGCCTGCGGACGAAGAGCTCGAACAGGCTCATGGCTGCGCGACCGGCAGCGCGCTGGTCTGCACCGGCGCCGGCGCGTTCTTGATCGAGACCGTCGCGCCGTCGCGCAGCCGCATCTGGCCGGCGCTAACGAGCTGCATCTGCGCTGTCAGGCCCTTCACGATCTCGACTTTGCCGGGCAGGCGTCGCCCGAGCTGGACGGGCACGCGCTTGGCCTTGCCGTTCTCGACGATGTAGACGATCTTGCCCGTACCGTCGGGCACCACCGCAGTCTCCGGCACGATCAGGGCGTTTTCGCGCTGATCGACGACGATGACGATGCGCCCGAACAGGCCGGGCTTCAGCACCAGATCGGCATTGGGGATCGCGGCGCGCAGCCGGATGGCACGGCCGTTGATGTCGACAACCGGGTCGATCGCGAAGATCTTGCCCTCGAAATCGCGGCCCGGCACGGCGTCGACCTTGACCTGGATCGGCTGGCCGACCTTGACGCGCGACAGGAAGATTTCGGGCACGCGGAAATCGACCTTGATCGGGTCGATATTGGTCAGGGTGATCAGCGTCTTGCCGACGGAGACATAATCGCCGACGCCGACTGAGCGCAGGCCGACGACACCGTGGAAAGGCGCCACGATCGTCGACTGCGCCAGCTTGGCCTGCGAGAGCTGGACCCGCGCCTCGTTGGAGGCGAGCTGGGCCGTGGCCTGTTCGAGCGCGACCTGCGTGCCCGCGCCGCGCTGGACCAGCGACTGGTTGCGCTGGAAGGTGTCGCGCGCCAGGCTCAGATCCGCCTGGGCTTGCTTGAGTTCCGCATCGAGGATGGCTGTGTCGAGCTTGACCAGCTCCTGTCCCTTTTTGACACGCTCGCCTTCCTTGAAGCCGAGCGATATGACGCGACCCGCGATCTCCGGCGCAATCACCACGGATTCATCCGCCGCAAGGGTACCGAGCGCCTCGACCTCCTCGTTGACGGTCGCGACCTCGATCTTGCCGATCTCGATGGGCACGCCCGTGGTCTGCGGTGCCGTCGCGGCGCGCGCCTGTGTCGGCTCCGCACCGGCCCTGAAATGGCGGTAGCCATAATAGCCGCCACCGGCCAGGCCGGCCACGAGAAGGAGAAGGGCAAACCGCTTCATAGGACTGGACGCTCCGGGGCAGCGTGACTAACTTGGACTGGACGGTCCAGTTTGATAAGAGACCATATGGGCGGAAGCATGGCTGAATCAACCTCACTCCGGGACCCGGTCGCGACCGGAGAGCAAGCAAGGCGCTTGCCAGCGGAGAAATCGCGTCCCGACAAGCACCACGCGATTACCAAGGCCGCGTCGGAAATGTTCCTGGCGGAGGGCTTCGAGCGCGCCAGCCTCGACCAGATCGCGCATCGCGCCGGCGTCTCCAAGCAGACCATCTACAGCCACTTCGCCGACAAGAAGGCCCTGTTTCGCGCGATTTCGGCCGAACTCACCGAAAAGCTGACGATTCCGCTGAAGCAGCCGGCAGGACATGGCGACCTTCGCAGCGTCCTGCTGCGCCTCGGCGAGGATGCGCTCGCGATGATGACAAACCCCGCCTCGCTTGACTTGCACCGGCTCATCGTCAGCGCCGCCTCGCAGTTCCCGGAACTCGGCCGCGCCGCCTATGAAGCGGGCGCCCTGCGCATGATCGACGATCTTGCCACCCTGCTCACACAGCGATCACAAATCGGTGACGGCCTGAAGCAGCCGGTCGGCCCGAAGCAGGCCAGGGTCATGGCCGAGCAGTTCGTCGGAATGTTGCGGGGCTTCCACCAGATTCGCGGATTGCTCGGGGTCAAGCCGGTCCCGGCCGCGCAGCGAAAGGCCTATGTCGGCGCCTGCGTCGACATGCTGCTGCGCGGCGCCTGACATCGCTATGGATGTCGACGCCGCTCGGCCCTGTCACCACCCTGTCATCTGCTCTGTCTAGCTGATCATCCTGTTCAGGAGCGCGACCCCGCCCGGCCACAAGCCGCCGGGCAATGTCGCGCCCGGCAGGCGAGCGGAACCCCGGCATGCTGCGCATCGAAGGCCTGACCAAGCGCTTCAGCGATAAGGCTGCCGTGGACAATGTCACGCTCGACCTCCCCAAAGGCGAGATGGTCGGCATCATCGGCCGCTCGGGCGCGGGCAAGTCGACGCTGCTGCGCATGATCAACCGCCTCGCCGAGCCCAGCGCGGGCCGCATCCTTTCGGAGGATCGCGACGTTACGGGACTGCACGGCGCGGCATTGCGCGCCTGGCGCCGCGACACGGCGATGATCTTCCAGCAGTTCAACCTTGTCGGCCGCCTCGACGTGCTGACCAATGTCCTGCTCGGCCGGCTGAACCACCGCTCCGCCATGCTGACCCTGGTCAAGCATTTCTCGCAAGACGACAAGATCCGCGCCATCGCCGCGCTGGAGCGGCTCGACATGGGCCATCTGCTGTCCCAGCGCGCCGAGACGCTCTCGGGCGGCCAGCAGCAGCGCGTTGCCATCGCCCGCGCCCTGGTGCAGGAGCCCAAGATCATCCTCGCCGACGAGCCGATCGCCTCGCTCGACCCGCGCAATACTCAGGTGGTGATGGACGCGCTATTCCGGATCAATCGCGAGGATGGCATCACCGTCGTCTGCAACCTGCATCACCTCGATATCGCGTCGAAATACTGCGACCGGCTGATCGGCATGGCCGCCGGCAAGGTCGTCTTCGACGGCCCGCCGCATCAGCTGACCAGTGAGGTCGCGGCCGCGCTTTACGGCATCGAGGCCAGGGATGCCGGCGCCGAAGCACTCGACGCGCTCGACGTCATCGCCGGCGAAGAAGCCCGGCGCGCCAAGCAGAATGCCGCCTGAGTCGACTATCGCCTCTGCCAACGCCTGAAGATCACAACACGAACCGACTGCAACAGGAGCACACCATGCTGACCCGTCGTCATACCCTCACGCTTGCCGCTGCCGGCTTCGCCGCATCGCTTGCGGCCCCCGCCCTTGCCCAGGACTGGAAGGCGAAATATCCCGAGATCGTCTTCGCAATCATCCCGGCCGAGAACGCCTCGGGCGTCGTCGAGCGCTACACCCCCTTCGTCAACTACCTCGCCAAGGAGCTCGGCACCAAGGTCACGCTGCGCATCGCCAGCGACTATGCCGCTTTGATCGAGGGCCAGCGCGCCGGCAACATCCATATCGGCATGTATGGCCCTTCCTCCTTCGCCCGCGCCCTGATGACCGGCGCCAAGATCGACGCCTTCGCCATCGAGACCAATATCGACGGCACCAAGGGCTACTACTCGGTCTTCTACGTGAAGAAGGATTCGCCCTACCAGAAGATCGAAGATTTGAAGGGCAAGAATCTCGGCCTCGTCGATCCTAACTCGACCTCGGGCAACAACGTGCCGCGCTTTGCGCTCGACGGCATGAAGATCGACCCGGAGACCTATTTCTCCAAGGTCGTCTATACAGGCAGCCACGAGAACGCCGTCATCGCGCTCGGTCAGGGCACGGTCGACGTCGCCGCCAACTGGTGGAACGACGAGCAGGAATCCAACCTCCTGCGCATGGCCCGCAAGAACATGGTCAAGGCCGAGGATTTCCGGATCATCTACAAATCCGAGCAGATCGTGAACTCGCCGATGGCCTATCTCACGGACATGCCGACCGACCTCAAGGCCAAAATCCGCGACTCGGTCCTGAACCTCGCCACCCAGGACAAGGTCGCCTTCGACAAGATCTATGAAGGCAAGCAGGGCCCGCTCGTCGCCATCGACAACAAGGCCTATGAGCCGATCATCGAACTCAACAAGTTCGTCGACGCGCTGCGCCGCAAGAAAGCGTCGTAAGTCAGGAGCACGTCCCTCTCAGAGTAAAACACGGGGAGCCCTCTCCCGGAGGGAGAGGGCAGGGTCAGGCGAAGGCCGCTCGAAGTTCGGGCTGCGCCCTGACCGCAGCGTCCCTGTCCGCTAAGCCACTCTGCTCCAAGGGCCGTCACCTCTCCCCTGCCCCTCTCCTTAAAGGAGAGGGGTTTCCCGCGCCTCACGCGGCAAGGCAACAGCCGAATGACCCTCGCCCTCGATAGCGCCGATCCCAAAATCCGCGCTCATTCCGAGACCTACCGAAAGGCGATGTCGGCCAAACGCCGGCAGACCCTGATCGGCGTTGCGATCTTCGCCGCCTGTGTCTGGCTCGCAGCGATTGGCTCCGAGGTCGATCCCGGTAAATTCGCGCAGAACGCCTGGCGCTTCCCGAAATACATTCTCGAGACCATGCCCGTCCTTCGCTGGAACAGCTTGGGTGCCGATTTCGCCGAATGGTACTGGGGCTGGAAAGGCTGGCTGAAGCTGCTCTGGCAAACCATCCTGATCGCCTATACCGGCACGATCATCGGCGCGGTCGGCGGCTTCCTGCTCTGCTTTGTCGCCGCTGCCAATCTCGGCAAATCCGGCTGGCTGCGCTTTGCCACCAAGCGCTTCCTCGAATTCAGCCGCACTGTTCCCGAAATCGTCTTCGCGCTGATCTTCGTCATCGCCTTCGGGCTCGGGCCCTTGCCCGGCGTGCTCGCCATCGCGATCCACACCATGGGCGCCATGGGCAAGCTGTTCTCGGAAGTGGTCGAGAACATCGACATGAAGCCGGTCGACGGCCTGACCGCGACAGGCGCCGGCTGGTGGCAGACCATCCGCTTCGCCGTGGTGCCGCAGGTGCTGTCGAACTTCGCCAGCTATTCGCTGCTGCGCTTCGAGATCAATGTGCGCGGCGCCTCTATCATGGGCTTCGTCGGGGCCGGCGGCATCGGCCAGGACCTGATCGAGGCCATCCGCAAATTCTACTTCAGCGACATCAGCGCGATCCTGCTGCTGATCATCGTCACCGTGATGCTGATCGACTACGGAACCGAGCGCCTGCGCCATGCGCTGCTGAGCCTGGAGCACGGCCGATGACGCTCGCTCTCTCGACCGGCGACCGCGCCGCGCTCGTCGCTCGCCACAAGACCGCCATCGACGGCTCGCTCCGGACACGGCTGGTGACGCTGGTAGTCGTCGCCGGGCTGCTCGGGCTTTTCGTCTACGGCCTGACCACGCTCGAAGTCTCGTTGGCGCGGATCATCGCCGGCCTCGGCAATCTCGGCACCTTCGTTGTGCTGATGCTGCCGCCCGATCCCGGTTCGCTGGCCCGCGCCACCCTCTTCGTCAAGGCGTTGTTCGAGACCATCGCGATCGCCTTCCTGGGCACCATCCTCGCGGCGATCCTGGCCTTCCCGCTAGGCTTTATCGCCGCCCGCAACGTCGTCGCCAACAAGATCGTCCATTTCCTCGCCCGCCGCTCGCTCGACACTGTGCGCGGCGTCGATGCGCTGATCTGGGCGTTGATCTGGGTCAATGTCGTGGGTTTGGGTCCCTTCGCCGGGATGCTCGCGATCATGACCAGCGATCTCGGCGCCTTCGGCAAGCTCTATTCCGAGGCGATCGAATCGGCCGACCGCAAGCCGGTCGAGGGTGTGACCTCGCTTGGCGGTGGCAAGCTCCACGAGATCCGCTTCGGCCTGATCCCGCAGGTGCTGCCGGTGATCGCGAGCCAGGTACTCTACTACATCGAATCCAATACCCGCTCCTCGACCATCATCGGCATCGTCGGCGCCGGCGGCATCGGGCTCTATCTCGCCGAGACCATCCGGACGCTGGAATGGCAGCAGGTCTCCTTCCTGATCCTGCTGATCCTGGCGGCCGTGACGGCGATCGACTTCCTCTCGAGCAAGCTGCGCTTCGCGATCATCGGCCAGCGGGCGGTCTGACGACGCAAGCGGTAAGCCTTCGTCAATTGCCGCCGGCCGACCGCTTTGGCACGGTCGGCAGCCAGTCTGCCAAATCCTTCGCCCAGAACCTGGCAAGCCCCGTGGTGCCATGGCCGCGCGTATCCGCACTGCCCGGGATCAGCAACAGCCTGGCATTCCCGAGGCGCTTCAGCTCGCGCTCCATGATGCCGGCCTCAGGCGGGTTGCGCTCGTCATCGGCGGAGTTGATCGCCAGCACGGGCGCCTTGATCGCCTCCAGCTTGGGCGCGGGATTGTAGTCGCGCGAGGAATCCCACTGGTAGAGGAAGTCGTTCGCATCGGCGTTGAAAGCCGCCTTCAGCCGCTCGTCCAGCAGCTTGTCGGCGGCCTCCCGCGTCGGCGCCATCTGCTGGAAGGCGAGCGTGCCGCCGCTGGTCGCGATGCCGAAGAACACATTGGCGATCCGGAGCGCCGGCGGCTGGGCCGTGTACTCGCCGCCCTTCCACTCCGGATCGTTGCGGACGGCATCGATGATCATGCGCCGCATCATCCAGTTGCGGCTCGACATTTCCGTCGGCTGCGACGCCATCGGCACGAGCGCGTCCATGAAATCGGGGTATTTAACGCCCCACATCCAGGTCTGCATCCCACCCATTGAATTGCCGAGCACGAGCCGGACATGGCGGATGCCGAGGCCTTCGCTCACCAGCCTGTGCTGCGCCGTAACCATGTCCTCGTAGTTGTAGCGCGGAAACCGCGCCTTCATGCCGTCCGACGGCTTGGACGACGCACCCGCCCCGACCGCGTCGGGAATGATGATATAGTACTTGCTCGCATCGAGCGGCTGGCCGGCCCCGAACAGCTCGCCGGCGAAGATCGGGCTCAGCATGCTGTCCGCTGAGCCCGCCGTGCCATGCAGGATCACGACCGGCTCGCCCGTCGGCTCACCCACGGTCGCATAGCCGAGCTTCAGCTCCGGCAGGGTCTCACCCGTATTGAAGCGGAAGTCCTTCGCGATCCAGACCCCGCGCTTGGGGGCCGGATAATCCGCGGCCAGCGCGAGCCCCGCGATGCCGCAGGACGCGACGAGAACAGCCGCGCGCAGCAGCCTGGTGAAATGAATCATGACGACGTTCTCCTCGGATCAGTTTCCGCGCGATCTTGCGTCGCGTGTTCCCGTTAGAAGCATCGCGCCGAACCTCCGTCGGCGCAAGAACCTCCGGCTCCGGAACTTGGCGGCTGGGCGATTTGGCGGCTAGCGCGCCTCCTCGCTGAACGGCTCCACCACCATCTCCATGCGCTCGCCGGCGAAGACGCTGTTGACCAGATGGATCGGGGTCAGGTCCGGCAGGGCATCGACAGCGGCCGAGACCATCACGGCGCTGCCCGGCTCGATCTCCAGCAGCGCCGCCTCGCGCTCGCTGGCGAGCCGTGCCGTCAGCCGCGTCGAAAGGCGGACATAGTCGGCGACGCCGAAGGCCTTGAGCGCTGCCGTCATCGAGGCGCCGGCCTGTGCGAAGGCCTCGTCGAAATCCGGGAAGCGCGCGACCGAAAGCCAGTGCGTCCCTGTTCCGATCGGAGTGCCGTCGGCCAGGCTCAGGCCTTGCGTCTGCCAGAGCGGCGAGCCAGCCTGCAGCCCCAGCACCCCGCAGGTCTCGGCATCGCCTTCGATCCGCGCAGTCGACAGCAGCCGGCGCGATGCCGCGATGCCGATCCGACTAAAATTGGCCCGCATGCTGACACGCCGGCCTATCGCATAGGGAATACGCGGTGCGCTGACCTGCGTGCCGCGTCCGCGCGCGACCGTCACCAGCCCCCGCTCGGCCAGATGCCGGAAGGCCTGCCGCACGGTGTGACGATGCACGCCGTAGCGCTCGGCCAGCGCGACCGAAGCCGGCAGCGTATCGCCGACCGCGTAGTCGCCCCGCCCGATCGCCGCTTCGAGTTCGTCGGCGATCCGCCGCCAGGCCGTGCCGCGATCCTCGGCAGCATCGGCTGTCATCAGAATTTCATGCAAAATGTATAGACCTTTGCTCGCAACGACTCTATCATAGTCTAGACATTAACGAGTGACCAGACGACCCATGACGATGTCCGACACGACCGCGCGACGACACTGGATGGCGATCCTCGCGCGCGCCTCGCGCAGCGAGATCGAGGCCCTGGCCGGCCCCGAACTGCCGGCCCATGAGGTGCTTAAAGCACCGGAGACCGGCACCGTCATGGTCGAGGGACGCGCTGGCGGCGCCGGCCGGCGCTTCAACCTAGGCGAGGCCACGGTGACCCGCTGCGTCGTCAGGCTCGACGACGGCGCGATGGGCTTTTCCTATGCGCTCGGCCGCGACGGCCGCAAGGCGCGGCTCGCCGCCATCCTCGATGCGCGCCTG includes these proteins:
- the phnF gene encoding phosphonate metabolism transcriptional regulator PhnF, which codes for MTADAAEDRGTAWRRIADELEAAIGRGDYAVGDTLPASVALAERYGVHRHTVRQAFRHLAERGLVTVARGRGTQVSAPRIPYAIGRRVSMRANFSRIGIAASRRLLSTARIEGDAETCGVLGLQAGSPLWQTQGLSLADGTPIGTGTHWLSVARFPDFDEAFAQAGASMTAALKAFGVADYVRLSTRLTARLASEREAALLEIEPGSAVMVSAAVDALPDLTPIHLVNSVFAGERMEMVVEPFSEEAR
- a CDS encoding TetR/AcrR family transcriptional regulator, which encodes MPAEKSRPDKHHAITKAASEMFLAEGFERASLDQIAHRAGVSKQTIYSHFADKKALFRAISAELTEKLTIPLKQPAGHGDLRSVLLRLGEDALAMMTNPASLDLHRLIVSAASQFPELGRAAYEAGALRMIDDLATLLTQRSQIGDGLKQPVGPKQARVMAEQFVGMLRGFHQIRGLLGVKPVPAAQRKAYVGACVDMLLRGA
- the phnE gene encoding phosphonate ABC transporter, permease protein PhnE; protein product: MTLALSTGDRAALVARHKTAIDGSLRTRLVTLVVVAGLLGLFVYGLTTLEVSLARIIAGLGNLGTFVVLMLPPDPGSLARATLFVKALFETIAIAFLGTILAAILAFPLGFIAARNVVANKIVHFLARRSLDTVRGVDALIWALIWVNVVGLGPFAGMLAIMTSDLGAFGKLYSEAIESADRKPVEGVTSLGGGKLHEIRFGLIPQVLPVIASQVLYYIESNTRSSTIIGIVGAGGIGLYLAETIRTLEWQQVSFLILLILAAVTAIDFLSSKLRFAIIGQRAV
- the phnC gene encoding phosphonate ABC transporter ATP-binding protein: MLRIEGLTKRFSDKAAVDNVTLDLPKGEMVGIIGRSGAGKSTLLRMINRLAEPSAGRILSEDRDVTGLHGAALRAWRRDTAMIFQQFNLVGRLDVLTNVLLGRLNHRSAMLTLVKHFSQDDKIRAIAALERLDMGHLLSQRAETLSGGQQQRVAIARALVQEPKIILADEPIASLDPRNTQVVMDALFRINREDGITVVCNLHHLDIASKYCDRLIGMAAGKVVFDGPPHQLTSEVAAALYGIEARDAGAEALDALDVIAGEEARRAKQNAA
- the phnG gene encoding phosphonate C-P lyase system protein PhnG, with the translated sequence MSDTTARRHWMAILARASRSEIEALAGPELPAHEVLKAPETGTVMVEGRAGGAGRRFNLGEATVTRCVVRLDDGAMGFSYALGRDGRKARLAAILDARLQREAQGSELTRGIADLAARQMAARDLASRKAAATKVDFFTLVRSA
- a CDS encoding alpha/beta fold hydrolase, with amino-acid sequence MIHFTRLLRAAVLVASCGIAGLALAADYPAPKRGVWIAKDFRFNTGETLPELKLGYATVGEPTGEPVVILHGTAGSADSMLSPIFAGELFGAGQPLDASKYYIIIPDAVGAGASSKPSDGMKARFPRYNYEDMVTAQHRLVSEGLGIRHVRLVLGNSMGGMQTWMWGVKYPDFMDALVPMASQPTEMSSRNWMMRRMIIDAVRNDPEWKGGEYTAQPPALRIANVFFGIATSGGTLAFQQMAPTREAADKLLDERLKAAFNADANDFLYQWDSSRDYNPAPKLEAIKAPVLAINSADDERNPPEAGIMERELKRLGNARLLLIPGSADTRGHGTTGLARFWAKDLADWLPTVPKRSAGGN
- the phnE gene encoding phosphonate ABC transporter, permease protein PhnE: MTLALDSADPKIRAHSETYRKAMSAKRRQTLIGVAIFAACVWLAAIGSEVDPGKFAQNAWRFPKYILETMPVLRWNSLGADFAEWYWGWKGWLKLLWQTILIAYTGTIIGAVGGFLLCFVAAANLGKSGWLRFATKRFLEFSRTVPEIVFALIFVIAFGLGPLPGVLAIAIHTMGAMGKLFSEVVENIDMKPVDGLTATGAGWWQTIRFAVVPQVLSNFASYSLLRFEINVRGASIMGFVGAGGIGQDLIEAIRKFYFSDISAILLLIIVTVMLIDYGTERLRHALLSLEHGR
- a CDS encoding efflux RND transporter periplasmic adaptor subunit yields the protein MKRFALLLLVAGLAGGGYYGYRHFRAGAEPTQARAATAPQTTGVPIEIGKIEVATVNEEVEALGTLAADESVVIAPEIAGRVISLGFKEGERVKKGQELVKLDTAILDAELKQAQADLSLARDTFQRNQSLVQRGAGTQVALEQATAQLASNEARVQLSQAKLAQSTIVAPFHGVVGLRSVGVGDYVSVGKTLITLTNIDPIKVDFRVPEIFLSRVKVGQPIQVKVDAVPGRDFEGKIFAIDPVVDINGRAIRLRAAIPNADLVLKPGLFGRIVIVVDQRENALIVPETAVVPDGTGKIVYIVENGKAKRVPVQLGRRLPGKVEIVKGLTAQMQLVSAGQMRLRDGATVSIKNAPAPVQTSALPVAQP
- the phnD gene encoding phosphonate ABC transporter substrate-binding protein; its protein translation is MLTRRHTLTLAAAGFAASLAAPALAQDWKAKYPEIVFAIIPAENASGVVERYTPFVNYLAKELGTKVTLRIASDYAALIEGQRAGNIHIGMYGPSSFARALMTGAKIDAFAIETNIDGTKGYYSVFYVKKDSPYQKIEDLKGKNLGLVDPNSTSGNNVPRFALDGMKIDPETYFSKVVYTGSHENAVIALGQGTVDVAANWWNDEQESNLLRMARKNMVKAEDFRIIYKSEQIVNSPMAYLTDMPTDLKAKIRDSVLNLATQDKVAFDKIYEGKQGPLVAIDNKAYEPIIELNKFVDALRRKKAS